In a genomic window of Diabrotica undecimpunctata isolate CICGRU chromosome 2, icDiaUnde3, whole genome shotgun sequence:
- the LOC140434301 gene encoding uncharacterized protein, producing MDKWLFSFKSKHQETETNKQKDSPVPLDVEKPGCSHQVEGSPIYPAPTHSHIMSDNGDTMNDPTPAKKKIKIEKASKSEKKKTFNSSWKSVPQFKNWLEKSIKQPSSEGNEYAYCKVCDCDIVAHKSVLLKHSISERHKLNWTKVASNTKLTELYKPNADDVAVKTAELKLCALLASNNLPFLLVDTLTPLIQNICYDSKIAKQLHLKRTKAKSIICNNLGYNFLEELYIKLREPGCFFSLVMDETTDISVKKQCAFTTIIYENNSTKTQFFDLVEAHGSTASDLYGILKNCLTSKNIPLTNFVGFSSDTTNVMVGEFNSVFSKLKEEFPHIVCIRCSCHMAHLATSKACLKLPRHVEDLLRNIGSHFNRSALRRHKFIEFQNFFQVKIHKILSPAITRWLSIKECVDRVLEQYEPLRAYLTEYVFEDPSITTETMLETMSNLFTPVYLEFMSYSLGLMTDFNLLFQSEKPLLCKVQPQTETLLRTLCSNFIKMSVIKRANDIFRLNHENPTNFVSLHDIYIGVAATESLKELKKKPNLNQKEFDSFFKCILEFYIELVSNIKNRFTFNDPIYKIISILDPKIAQSFEIKSLQCVTNQFPILKEYVNIQELDNEWRRHALLDFEKLNLNSDDCEQYWSQIFNLKNDANAFLFPNLKKTLQLLFVLPFSNASVERIFSDLFNIKSDKRNLLNSSTAKAILATKAGVEKNGGCLKFIPSKKMLGHNTWKDNQ from the exons atggaTAAGTGGCTTTTCAGTTTTaag AGTAAACATCAGGAAACAGAGACAAATAAGCAGAAAGATTCCCCAGTACCACTTGATGTAGAAAAGCCAGGTTGCAGTCATCAAGTTGAAGGCTCCCCTATTTATCCTGCTCCCACACATTCTCATATTATGAGTGACAATGGCGATACTATG AATGATCCTACACcagcaaaaaagaaaataaaaatagagaaagcaTCAAAGAGTGAAAAAAAGAAGACTTTTAACAGCTCTTGGAAAAGTGTACCACAGTTTAAGAATTGgttagaaaaatcaataaaacaaccATCATCTGAGGGTAATGAGTACGCCTATTGCAAGGTATGTGATTGTGATATTGTAGCTCATAAAAGTGTATTACTAAAACATTCAATAAGTGAAAGGCATAAATTAAATTGGACAAAAGTGGCGAGCAATACTAAACTCACTGAATTGTATAAACCAAATGCTGATGATGTAGCTGTAAAAACGGCAGAGTTAAAGTTATGTGCCTTGTTGGCAAGCAATAACCTGCCATTTTTATTAGTAGACACCCTAACTCCTTTAATTCAAAATATATGTTATGACTCGAAAATTGCTAAACAATTACACTTAAAACGAACCAAAGCTAAGTCAATTATTTGCAATAACTTGGGGTATAATTTTCTTGAAGAACTATATATTAAATTAAGGGAGCCAGGatgttttttttctttggttATGGATGAAACTACTGATATTTCAGTAAAAAAGCAATGTGCATTCACtactataatttatgaaaataattcAACCAAAACACAATTTTTTGATCTTGTCGAGGCTCATGGATCAACAGCTAGTGATTTATATGGTATTCTAAAGAACTGTTTAACTTCAAAGAATATTCCACTGACTAATTTTGTAGGGTTTTCATCAGATACCACCAATGTTATGGTTGGAGAGTTTAACTCTGTATTTTCCAAGTTAAAAGAAGAATTTCCACACATAGTATGCATTAGATGCTCATGTCATATGGCACATTTAGCTACATCAAAAGCCTGTTTAAAATTACCTAGGCATGTGGAAGATCTGCTACGGAACATAGGCAGTCATTTTAATAGGAGTGCTTTGAGGAGACACAAATTTATAGAgttccaaaatttttttcaaGTGAAAATTCACAAGATACTCTCTCCAGCCATAACAAGATGGTTATCTATTAAAGAATGTGTCGATAGAGTACTTGAGCAATATGAGCCACTTAGAGCATATTTGACAGAGTATGTATTTGAAGACCCGTCAATTACAACAGAAACAATGTTGGAAACCATGTCAAATTTGTTCACACCGGTGTATCTAGAGTTTATGTCATATTCTTTAGGACTAATGACAGATTTCAATTTACTCTTTCAGTCAGAAAAACCACTTCTTTGTAAGGTTCAGCCACAAACTGAAACTCTGTTGAGAACGCTGTGTTCTAATTTTATAAAGATGTCTGTAATAAAAAGAGCCAACGACATATTTAGACTTAACCATGAAAACCCTACAAATTTTGTTAGTTTACATGATATTTATATAGGAGTTGCTGCAACAGAAAGCttgaaagaattaaaaaaaaagccaaatttgaaccaaaaagaatttgatagtttttttaaatgtattttagaaTTCTATATAGAGTTAGTTAGTAATATTAAAAATCGATTCACCTTTAACGACCCTatctataaaataatttcaatattgGATCCCAAAATTGCACAAAgctttgaaataaaatcattacaaTGTGTAACTAATCAATTCCCTATTTTAAAAGAATATGTTAATATTCAGGAGTTAGATAATGAATGGAGAAGACACGCTTTATtagactttgaaaaattaaatttaaattcagaTGACTGTGAGCAATATTGGtctcaaatatttaatttaaaaaatgatgctaatgcttttttatttccgaatttaaaaaaaacgctACAGCTACTTTTTGTTTTGCCATTCTCTAATGCTAGTGTAGAACGTATATTTAGTGATTTGTTTAACATAAAAAGTGACAAACGGAATTTATTAAACTCTTCAACAGCAAAGGCTATTTTGGCAACCAAAGCAGGAGTTGAAAAGAATGGCGGTTGCTTAAAATTCATACCATCCAAAAAAATGCTAGGCCATAATACATGGAAAGACAATCAGTAG